The Oncorhynchus mykiss isolate Arlee chromosome 20, USDA_OmykA_1.1, whole genome shotgun sequence genomic sequence acctttGCTAGCTAATGAAAGTTATGTGAGCACCATTTCAGTTAAGACGGGCACACTGTGAGTCAGGTGAAGAATAATTATTTCAGAAAGAGACTAGCAGCCTACCTGTCAAGAGGTCAGTCACAGCTCTTACTGTTTGATAATTCCATGAAACTGTGTCGGATTCCAGACGTCATTAGTGTTTGGACATGCACACGGATATTATAAAATAGCTATATGCTTTGTTCTCTCTATTATCattttagctacctagctaaataTCAATGCATTATCTAAACTGCACAGCTATATATTAATGCATTATCTAAACTGCACAGCTATATATTAATGCATTATCTAAACTGCACAGCTATATATTAATGCATTATCTAAACTGCACAGCTATATATGAAAGCATTATCTAAACTGCACAGCTATATATAAAAGCATTATCTAAACCGTACAGCTATATATTAATGCATTATCTAAACCGCACAGCTATATATTAATGCATTATCTAAACTGTGTCTGTGAATCTACCATTGAAATAGAAAGAATATGAGCTCCAGTAATATGGAGAGCCTAAATATTAAAGCAATGGGCgagtttgttttgcatggcccggtgccCTGGGTGGGTGGAGATTTCTCTTTAGGATCAACTGAATGGTCAAAAAGGAGCAAACCCTGCACACCCGGGGCCCCAGGCATTGCAAAACCATTTATCTTAGGGCGACAAGGGGAGCGGGGTTCCAAAGTGCAATCATATCATGCAATTTTACTATCTATAATATGGTCATATTTTTGGACAAAATATCCAATGCATTATGATAATTTTCTGGTAAAAAAAGGGGAGGTGCAAAAACAGTTTCAACGCGATTCGCAAATTTTGTAGGTGTTTCTGATTAATAAACAATGGCATATTGGTGGGTGGTACCATTCAAATAAAACCCAGCACTGAAACAAAACTAATCATTTCAGTTGGTAATTTCATAGTAAAATAAATGTCATTGGCACTAATTTGCACAGAGCGTGCAGTTTCTGTCACTTCAAGCCCAAATTAtatcatactttgactaaaacAATTACTTATTGACTTACATTGTTGTGCAGCATCATGGGTAAGCTCTGGCCATCTTTCAACTCGAAAAAATGGAATTCTACTGATGTGGGCGTTTTAGTGATGTTATAATGCGTCCTTAGCGTTCCGGGCCCTGCTGCAGATCCGAGCCATGAGGAAGAAGctgagtcctctctctcctgccgGGTTTAACCCCGTTATCACCTCCCAGACCTCCGACTCAGAGGAACACTCGGTATGATATATACACAGATTTTTTTCTTTATAAGTACAGCGCATAGCAACATGACAACTCATCTCCTTTTTTTGTTCACCCCAGGCGTCAGACCACATCCCCCCCGGTTATGAGGCCGTGTCTCTCCTGGAGGCTCTGAACGGGCCCCTGAGCGTGTCTCCCTCGGCTCCCCCTCTGCAGGAACTCTCTGGGGGCCACGTCTCAGGGACCCTGCCCCACTATAGCAGTGAGCCCCACCCCGCCCCGGCACGCTCCATGTCCCCCCTGGACCACTCCAACTCCAGCCAGGGACTCAAACTGAAGAAGAGCGGCTCCAAGTGAGAGGAACATACACTTGAAGAcacaggttgtgtcccaaatgacaccaaaTTCCCTAAATAATGCACGACTTTTGaccactaccctatgggccctggtcaaaagtagtgcactacatggggaatagggtgccatttgggatgcataaacgcatacaaacatactgtatatttgaaTAGGAATTTGTTTCCTAGGACTTTTAAAGGTTTAGCTAATATAATATCTTTCTTTCAGGACAAAGGTAGTGTTGTGAGTGTTTGTTGTGGTGTTTATGATTCTGACTGCTACATTATGGGATGTGTCAGGTCTCTCTCCCAGAATTCTTCGGTGCTGCCCGAGGAGGAGGACGAGAAGTCAGAACGCAGCGAATCAGAAGTTCAGGCCTGCCGCCGGAAACAACAACCGGAGGTACAGTGACACAGTGTGTGCATGActgttggtgtctgtctgtctgtctccggtgtgtgtgtgtttgaccttaTTCTGTCTGCTCTCTGTTCCAGAGTGGTGTAACTCCAGAGAGTGAGAATCTGACTCTATCCTCGTCTGGAGCCATCGACCAGTCCTCCTGTACTGGGACACCTTTCTCCTCCACCATCACCTCCCCTGAAGGTGGGCCTTCTGCTGGGGCTGGCTGGCAGGCCCTGCTAGGGGGTGGCCAGTGGGCAATAGAAAATGTGTCAAATTATAATACATTGTTaattgtctcttcttctctctgtctctccccttctcaGACCAAGTGAGCAGTAGCCTGGCCCAGTCAGTCATGTCCATGGCTTCGTCCCACAGCCATCACTCTCAGATCAGCACTGACACCCTGTCTTCCATGTCTGGCTCCTACCTGGCTGGGccggagggggaggtagagggggaggaggggggagaagcagagggggaggagaaccAGGATGCACCCATGGAGAGCCGGGGACCCTCACAGCAGGATGGGGAAGTGAGacgggggagagaagggagaacaggggtggagagagtgagggaacaCCTAGAGAAGTGGCTTGTTGAAATCTCTGACATAGAGAATaacccatccctctttctttctccctcttttttttttgtctctctctcaggagcTACCCATGGAACCAAAAGAACAGAACTTCTCAGTCGCTGTGTCAGACGAGCAGGATTCAGAGGTGCATATATAGTAGGGTCGTTCCACGCAGAGTGCCTGTGTAGTAGGGTCGTTCCACGCAGAGTGCCTGTGTAGTAGGGTCGTTCCACGAAGAGTGCCTGTGTAGTAGGGTCGTTCCAAGCAGAGTGCCTGTGTAGTAGGGTCGTTCCACGCAGAGTGCCTGTGTAGTAGGGTCGTTCCACGAAGAGTGCCTGTGTAGTAGGGTCGTTCCACGAAGAGTGCCTGTGTAGTTGGGTCGTTCCACGAAGAGTGCCTGTGTAGTTGGGTCGTTCCACGAAGAGTGCCTGTGTAGTTGGGTCGTTCCACGCAGAGTGCCTGTGTAGTAGGGTCGTTCCACGCAGAGTGCCTGTGTAGTAGGGTCGTTCCACGAAGAGTGCCTGTGTAGTAGGGTCGTTCCACGAAGAGTGCCTGTGTAGTTGGGTCGTTCCACGAAGAGTGCCTGTGTAGTTGGGTCGTTCCACGAAGAGTGCATGTGTAGTTGGGTCGTTCCACGAAGAGTGCATGTGTAGTTGGGTCGTTCCACGAAGAGTGCATGTGTAGTTGGGTCGTTCCACGAAGAGTGCCTGTGTAGTAGGGTCGTTCCACGAAGAGTGCCTGTGTAGTAGGGTTGTTCCACGCAGAGTGCCTGTGTAGTAGGGTCGTTCCACGAAGAGTGCCTGTGTAGTAGGGTCGTTCCACGAAGAGTGCCTGTGTAGTAGGGTCGTTCCACGCAGAGTGCCTGTATAGTAGGGTCGTTCCACGAAGAGTGCCTGTGTAGTAGGGTCGTTCCACGAAGAGTGCCTGTGTAGTAGGGTCGTTCCACGCAGAGTGCCTGTGTAGTAGGGTCGTTCCACGCAGAGTGCCTGTGTAGTAGGGTCGTTCCACGCAGAGTGCCTGTGTAGTAGGGTCGTTTCACGCAGAGTGCCAtttgcgtccctttgatattttaagtagaaactGTGAGCAAATATTGCATTGTAAAAGCCAGTTATTtggtgccctttaatatagaccacatggagaattcaataaatcaaaTTTTTAACACGAATAAAGGCTTGCTAAAGTGACACAATTCAGGATTTTCACATGTCCCTCTGTCAACCCTGCGTCACTTCTAGGAATATttttaacccacttaatccccccaaaaatgtttcaccatcattgtaaagtcttgttttttttgttgctttgacaaattcatttctgaagatgattatttatttaatgttagTAGAGATTGTGGTGCAGAAGAGCCAAGCCTAGCCAGCACGTGGAATGCACTCTCCAGCACTGTTCCCTTAACGAGGGTGGGGAAGCCCTCTAATTGACTGCCTAAAGACTTAAAGGTGCGCCGCTCTGACTCTGTGGGGAGAGCATTCTGGAGAGCATTCTGGAGAGCATTCTGGAGAGCATTCTGGAGAGCATTCTGGAGAGCACATGGCCAGGATCGATATGATTTGCAGCGCTTAAGGTTTTGGCTTGTCCTGTCGACTTTATGTTAAAGTCTGACCCAGTAGAGCTCTGCAAGAGCCAGGATGTCATTTTCATTTTCTTCATAAAAGCCTCTTTGTTTGCGCCGCGTTCCTGTCTCCTGGGCCTTTACCTTTGAGTCATTGCCTTTGAGTCATTGCCTTTGAGTCATTGCCTTTGAGTCATTGCCTTTGAGTCATTGCCTTTGAGTCATTGCCTTTGAGTCATTGCCTTTGAGTCATTTCCTTTGAGTCATTGCCTTTGAGTCATTACCTATGAGTCATTACCTATGAGTCATTACCTATGCCTAACAGCCTAGACGGTGTTAAACCCCTTGCACTGTCACAGTGATTCATTTTacatctgtccctcattttaaggtcaaccctgttacgtgaactgaactctcgttttaatatggtgaaactattccttgtTCAATGTATATTTAGATTACTTCAAATCgaatagtcaaatcatagagtTAAATCAgttgagctggttctactctttttggccattttcattttttattttgtggtggaaaactgagcgggtCGAGGATAACATGTCAACCCttttacccatagatagacaggctagaatatatatatatatatatattgtagggGTGGGTGGCACTTACATTTAATTGGCActcctgttgcacacaacaagcttccattccccctgtcacaagggaatttatggctgattttaagatgaaatcgtcaaccctgttacttaatTTGGCACTTAACATGCTCTTTGTGACAGAATTTTTAAAATGAGATGAAATCAAGTTTTTTTGTAGCCAAGTtgcacttctcaaaaggcaccgaattggtggTATGTACCCTAGACTATATGAATGGATATAGATACACAACATATAAAATATACACTAGAAAATAAATccaactgtctctctccttctcacaggGAAATGATGTCACAGAGGAAGACTGCCCCTCCCCTTCCCACGAGCAGGGTAACTATGTGACCTCTTATTGACCTTTCCCCTCTCACCTCTGACTCCTCTGTTTTACCCTCCTCACTATTTGGCCATGCTGGAAAGGACAGAAGTATGGGGCAGTCTAACCACTAATACAATGTTATCCACTAATCTTAAAGCCTCCTGACCCTTGCcatacattaaaaaaaagacATATAATAATAATTTTCAATACTCTCATCAATTCTGACGACATTGCCACTTTTGTCCTTTCTAACATGGCATTCTAGTGACTGACTACCCTGTTACAGCACCCTATACTTTGATCTACCATAGAAAGACCATTATTAGTGAGATAGCAGGGTGTTTTAAGTGGTGCCATGCTAGATTCTCTCTACTGTAAATTAAAATGTGGGCTAAAATACTGGCCATCGGTGAAATCATCCCAAATCATGCGTTTGCACCTGTGCACTTGGCTCagtatgctctgtatgtgtgtgtgtgtgtgtgtgtgtgtgtgtgtgtgtatcagtcagacctggttcaaaTACCTATTttatgtgtatttgagtattttctaaTACTGTGACCAAAATAAACGAACCTACTTCTATTGAAATGATTTTCAAACAATTTCCTATAAAGAGTATACTATTggaaagtattttcaaatactattttcaaatacctgggttaaatTGGAGTATATTTGAGtcagtgtatttgagtattttaaaatactttccaagtgtatttacaaatacattccaatattcaactacttgtcttttcaaataaaatatacagtatttaaatACTTACTTCCAAATGTCGTTGAAAGTACTTGAAATCCCCTAAATAGTATTTGTATCCAGGtcagctgtgtatgtgtgtgggttgtTAGCTTGCCAATGCTTGTGTGTTTGCCTGCTGTGCTCTGCATGCGCTGCTTAGATTCCACACCCTAATATGCagttgtatgtacagtatatttgtgtgagtgtgagcctctctctctctctctctctctctctctctctctctctctctctctctctctctctgtgtgtgtggagtcatactccatctcctcatcctcctctcttcttcctccactCCAAAGTGATAAATTGGGCTTCAATCTCTAACCCTGCCTCTCTGTGTCCCCAGAGTTTGAATGCGTGTGACCCCAgagtttgaatgtgtgtgtgtaatttatgAATGTGTGTTTAAATGCTTGTATGTCTGCATGTTTGTGTAtcttgtgtgtatgtttgtgacaTCTTAATCACCATGCATGTTCTGACTAGTATACAACTTCttaatatttatttttctccAGCCGTAGTcagtttgcatgtgtgtgtgtacacattttactataattgtgtgtgtgtgtacacattttactatgattgtgtgtgtgcgtgtgtacacaTTTTactataattgtgtgtgtgtgcgtgtgtacatgtTTTActataattgtgtgtgtgcgtgtgtacatgttttactgtacttgCGTGTACACGTTTTATTATACTTGTGAGTACCAGAAGTCCTAAAATTCAGAGAAGTGAGGATATTTTGCCGGTCCTCACTTGTAAAAAGGTTATTTTAGGcttagaggttaggtttagggaaaataagattttgaatgggaatcaattgttggtcaccaaaaagtcctcacaagtatagtaagacgtgtgtgtgtgtgtgtgtgtgtttatatggagTGGTGCCATTGGTTGTGGGcattaaataaacaataacaaacaaTGAATAAATGAGTTAATAAGGAAACCAAAGGAATCCTGTCTCTATATATGTTCATGTGCGTATGATGTATGTTTGCATGTATCTGTCCCTGCTGCATCGTGTGCCAGCTTCCATGTGCATCCTCTGAGCCTGCTGAGCCACATGCTACTCATCACCATCACATGATCTATCCCATGCCCTcctttacttacacacacacacacacacacacacacacacaaaaatagcTACACCCCTGGCCCCGTCCCCTGCTGTGCCTGGCTGCTGTTGTTTGACCTTTGCCCTCGCTTGCAGGTGGGCGGAGCAGGTGTCCAGAGTTGGCCAATAACAATCAGGGCGTCGCCCTCTGCGACACGCACTGTTTGGGGGGGCTGGACAATGAGCAGGTTCCCGACTGCCGATTCGCCGGTGAGTGGCAACCTACCGAACATGGACCAATCAGAGCTGAGACTGGGGCGAATGGGGAGAGAAATGGGTGTCAGTGTAAGGAAATAAGAAGTGAGCGAGGGATCCTGGACGAGAGGAAAAACAGAAGTCAGGGTAGattgagagggtggagagggcaggaagtggcagacagacaggtctacaGAGCTTTAAGTCAAAGCTGAGGCTCCGATGTATCTAGCCAAGATTTGTTTAGCGTAAACATTTGCCCTTCAAATGTCTGTCTACTACTGTCATCTCAAAGGGCTCAGTAAATAGATGCAGGAAGGGAATGAATGAGCCAGACTAAATCAGGCTGTAGTTGGCGTCAGCAGTGGGATCCATCCGTACCGAACACTGACAGCATGTTTTTTACAGCAGTTAGAACAGGAGGCTTCCTTCTCATCATCCACCCTTCTTTCACTGTTGTGGTTGTcgtctgttgttgtttttctcaaTAGCGGGGAGTTGTGCAATCTCTTCCTACTCTACCcacagtaaaaa encodes the following:
- the LOC110499426 gene encoding E3 ubiquitin ligase RNF157 isoform X6; protein product: MGALTSRQNAGVEEVDIPSNSVYRYPPKSGSYFANHFIMGGEKFDSTHPEGYLFGENTDLNFLGIRPVAFPYAAPPPQEPVKTLRSLINIRKDTLRLVRCSEDLKPPGENVAGKSKACYNIEFTFDADTQVAITIYYQAIEEFHNGVPIYIPQDSSLQSETVHFKRGVCQQFCLPSHSINLSEWADEELLFDMDKDVFPMVVQATVDEGEDHMGHSHVLLATFEKHMDGSYCVKPLKQKQVVDGVSYLLQEIYGIENKYNSQESKVADDEISDNSAECVVCLSDVRDTLILPCRHLCLCNACADTLRYQANCCPICRLPFRALLQIRAMRKKLSPLSPAGFNPVITSQTSDSEEHSASDHIPPGYEAVSLLEALNGPLSVSPSAPPLQELSGGHVSGTLPHYSSEPHPAPARSMSPLDHSNSSQGLKLKKSGSKSLSQNSSVLPEEEDEKSERSESEVQACRRKQQPESGVTPESENLTLSSSGAIDQSSCTGTPFSSTITSPEDQVSSSLAQSVMSMASSHSHHSQISTDTLSSMSGSYLAGPEGEVEGEEGGEAEGEENQDAPMESRGPSQQDGEVRRGREGRTGVERELPMEPKEQNFSVAVSDEQDSEGNDVTEEDCPSPSHEQGGRSRCPELANNNQGVALCDTHCLGGLDNEQVPDCRFADADSCPVHIEE
- the LOC110499426 gene encoding E3 ubiquitin ligase RNF157 isoform X4, which codes for MGGEKFDSTHPEGYLFGENTDLNFLGIRPVAFPYAAPPPQEPVKTLRSLINIRKDTLRLVRCSEDLKPPGENVAGKSKACYNIEFTFDADTQVAITIYYQAIEEFHNGVPIYIPQDSSLQSETVHFKRGVCQQFCLPSHSINLSEWADEELLFDMDKDVFPMVVQATVDEGEDHMGHSHVLLATFEKHMDGSYCVKPLKQKQVVDGVSYLLQEIYGIENKYNSQESKVADDEISDNSAECVVCLSDVRDTLILPCRHLCLCNACADTLRYQANCCPICRLPFRALLQIRAMRKKLSPLSPAGFNPVITSQTSDSEEHSASDHIPPGYEAVSLLEALNGPLSVSPSAPPLQELSGGHVSGTLPHYSSEPHPAPARSMSPLDHSNSSQGLKLKKSGSKSLSQNSSVLPEEEDEKSERSESEVQACRRKQQPESGVTPESENLTLSSSGAIDQSSCTGTPFSSTITSPEDQVSSSLAQSVMSMASSHSHHSQISTDTLSSMSGSYLAGPEGEVEGEEGGEAEGEENQDAPMESRGPSQQDGEVRRGREGRTGVERELPMEPKEQNFSVAVSDEQDSEGNDVTEEDCPSPSHEQGGRSRCPELANNNQGVALCDTHCLGGLDNEQVPDCRFAGLMYLGGYRPVLEPLPHHASTSNINLEEQGVETRDGQSPKQTPHTPRRGPLIV